Proteins encoded in a region of the Malaciobacter mytili LMG 24559 genome:
- a CDS encoding class I SAM-dependent DNA methyltransferase encodes MGLELYSKIEAYLDFEDEVYSLHKEFMTFVMVNELDNIIDIGCGQGYFLENLKINGKKAFGIDLSSEQVKVCLQRGVDAQCMPLNEVKEKYDCATAIFDVINYIPKKPLKEFFKDTYNVLNEGGYFMFDVNSLFGFSEVADGSLTINKEDIFIAIDAVYDNEELNTNITLFEKQESGLYERQEDCITQYYHDKNSLKKLLKDAGFHVEKIKEFNLHGYDQADKYIFICKK; translated from the coding sequence ATGGGATTAGAATTATATTCAAAAATAGAAGCATATTTAGATTTTGAAGATGAGGTTTACTCACTACATAAAGAGTTTATGACTTTTGTAATGGTAAATGAACTTGATAATATTATTGATATTGGATGTGGTCAAGGTTACTTTTTAGAAAATCTAAAAATTAATGGTAAAAAAGCCTTTGGGATTGATTTAAGTAGTGAACAAGTAAAAGTTTGTTTGCAAAGAGGTGTTGATGCACAATGTATGCCTTTAAATGAAGTAAAAGAAAAATATGATTGTGCAACAGCTATCTTTGATGTAATTAATTATATCCCTAAAAAACCTTTAAAAGAGTTTTTTAAAGACACTTATAATGTTTTAAATGAAGGTGGATATTTTATGTTTGATGTAAACTCACTATTTGGTTTTAGTGAAGTTGCAGATGGAAGCCTTACAATTAATAAAGAAGATATTTTTATAGCAATTGATGCAGTTTATGATAATGAAGAATTAAATACAAATATAACTTTATTTGAAAAACAAGAAAGTGGTTTATACGAAAGACAAGAAGATTGTATTACTCAATACTATCATGATAAAAATAGCTTAAAAAAACTACTAAAAGATGCTGGTTTTCATGTGGAAAAGATAAAAGAGTTTAATCTACATGGATATGACCAAGCTGATAAATATATATTTATTTGTAAAAAATAA
- a CDS encoding SDR family oxidoreductase, with amino-acid sequence MQAIVTGYSSGIGKAIASLLEENSYKVIRLKSRLNDKKALEKEVKELLKSQEVNLLINCAGVGVFKPHEEISLDKIQELIDVNLTAPIVLTNLCLRSLKKTKGHIINISSIEATRHSKFSALYTATKAGLRNFSLALFEELRRCDVKVTNINPDLTKTNFFEEFNFEPSDSKNAHLIPENIAKAVWEVINFDGVITELTVRPQRLEIKKK; translated from the coding sequence ATGCAAGCAATAGTTACAGGATATAGCTCTGGAATTGGTAAAGCAATTGCAAGTTTACTTGAAGAAAACTCATATAAAGTTATTAGATTAAAAAGTAGATTAAATGATAAAAAAGCTTTAGAAAAAGAAGTAAAAGAACTACTTAAAAGCCAAGAAGTAAATTTACTTATAAATTGTGCAGGAGTAGGGGTATTTAAGCCCCATGAAGAGATAAGCTTAGATAAAATTCAAGAGTTAATAGATGTAAATTTAACTGCACCAATAGTTCTAACAAATCTATGTTTAAGAAGCCTAAAAAAAACAAAAGGGCATATTATAAATATCTCATCAATAGAAGCCACAAGGCACTCAAAATTTTCAGCACTTTATACAGCAACTAAAGCTGGACTTAGGAACTTTTCTTTGGCACTTTTTGAGGAACTTAGGCGTTGTGATGTAAAAGTTACAAATATAAATCCAGACCTTACAAAAACAAACTTTTTTGAAGAGTTTAATTTTGAGCCAAGTGATAGTAAAAATGCCCATCTAATTCCAGAAAATATAGCAAAAGCTGTATGGGAAGTGATAAATTTTGATGGGGTTATTACTGAACTTACAGTAAGACCACAAAGGCTTGAAATTAAAAAAAAGTAA
- a CDS encoding EAL domain-containing protein → MKKVLITNKVLILRILIVLLLFGVVSIFFATIYIKKTALTNLAEDDARKTSELIFENMYTRMQEGWAKEDLAKILKRMEHIREGLKVHSYRSSKVEEILGENKQDKLIVKNDKLIQKAMLGEKQFLIQEDGSIRYLFPIKVSNECITCHYNTKVGDINGVLEVAYPPNEIKISLDIVVYYFFIFFILFMILYFFIFYKIINKKIIEPVVSFTEEIKKVIETKSFSKRAHIKTKTIEIFLLQNSFNKLLDTITYYYNKLLNNLYKDNLTKLPNLIKLQEDIKKLKKYSIIVVSLDSFKTINSFYGVKAGDFLMKKIANLLENYTQKTGKVYRLHSDEFAILTTNEININFCKELLEKIEKTHFTYKQIDICIQASIGVVFNTTQRGLEKAILAVRNAKKEKKDFEIFNDELTLKDEYKNHIKLTSILKESLLNNQLVPFFQAIENAKTRKIDKYEALARIVRKEETLTPDKFLQISKNSKQYHKITQTIIYKTFEYFKDKKEFEFSINFSMDDIKNQETIDYLFKMIDKYQIGSKLTIELLESEELSQFNIINEFIKKLKDKKVKIAIDDFGSGYSNFAYITKLDIDYLKIDSSLIENIHMDKQALKIVKSIINFAHELNIKTVAEKVHNQEIYELLIGLEVDYLQGYYIQKPKAEI, encoded by the coding sequence ATGAAAAAAGTTTTAATCACAAATAAAGTTTTAATTTTAAGAATACTGATAGTTCTACTTTTATTTGGAGTAGTTTCTATATTTTTTGCTACTATTTATATAAAAAAAACAGCCCTTACAAATCTTGCAGAAGATGATGCTAGAAAGACAAGTGAACTTATCTTTGAAAATATGTACACAAGGATGCAAGAAGGTTGGGCAAAAGAGGATTTAGCAAAGATTTTAAAAAGAATGGAACATATAAGAGAAGGTCTTAAGGTTCATTCTTATAGAAGTTCTAAAGTAGAAGAGATACTAGGAGAAAATAAACAAGATAAATTAATTGTAAAAAATGATAAACTTATCCAAAAAGCTATGCTTGGAGAAAAGCAGTTTCTTATTCAAGAAGATGGAAGTATTAGATACTTATTTCCAATAAAAGTATCAAATGAATGTATTACTTGCCACTACAATACAAAAGTTGGTGATATAAATGGAGTATTAGAAGTCGCATACCCTCCAAATGAAATTAAAATCTCTTTAGATATTGTTGTATACTATTTCTTTATATTTTTTATCTTATTTATGATTCTTTACTTTTTTATTTTTTATAAAATAATTAATAAAAAAATCATAGAACCTGTTGTTAGTTTTACAGAAGAGATAAAAAAAGTAATAGAAACTAAAAGTTTTTCTAAAAGAGCCCATATAAAAACTAAAACTATTGAGATTTTTCTTTTACAAAATAGTTTTAATAAACTACTAGATACTATAACTTATTACTACAATAAATTATTAAATAATCTATATAAAGACAATCTTACTAAATTGCCAAACTTAATAAAACTGCAAGAAGATATTAAAAAATTAAAAAAGTACTCAATTATAGTGGTTTCACTAGATTCTTTTAAAACAATTAATAGTTTTTATGGTGTAAAAGCTGGAGATTTTCTTATGAAAAAAATTGCTAATCTTTTAGAAAACTATACACAAAAAACTGGCAAAGTATATCGACTTCATAGTGATGAATTTGCTATTTTAACAACTAATGAAATAAATATAAACTTTTGTAAAGAGTTATTAGAAAAAATAGAAAAAACACATTTTACATATAAACAAATTGATATTTGTATTCAAGCTTCAATTGGAGTAGTTTTCAACACTACACAAAGAGGTTTAGAAAAGGCTATTTTAGCAGTTAGAAATGCAAAAAAAGAGAAAAAAGATTTTGAGATTTTTAATGATGAATTAACACTAAAAGATGAATATAAAAATCATATAAAACTAACTTCTATTTTAAAAGAGTCTTTATTAAATAACCAATTAGTTCCCTTTTTTCAAGCAATTGAAAATGCAAAAACAAGAAAGATAGACAAATATGAAGCCTTAGCAAGAATTGTAAGAAAAGAAGAGACTTTAACTCCTGATAAGTTTTTGCAAATCTCTAAAAACTCAAAGCAATATCATAAAATCACTCAAACAATTATTTATAAAACATTTGAATATTTTAAAGATAAAAAAGAGTTTGAATTTTCTATAAATTTTTCTATGGATGATATAAAAAATCAAGAGACTATTGACTATTTATTTAAAATGATTGATAAATATCAAATTGGCTCTAAACTTACAATTGAACTTTTAGAAAGTGAAGAGTTAAGTCAATTTAATATTATTAATGAATTTATAAAAAAACTAAAAGATAAAAAAGTAAAAATTGCTATTGATGATTTTGGGTCTGGGTATTCTAACTTTGCTTATATTACTAAATTGGATATTGATTATTTAAAAATTGATAGTTCTTTAATTGAAAATATTCATATGGATAAACAAGCCTTAAAAATTGTAAAAAGTATTATAAACTTTGCTCATGAATTAAATATAAAAACTGTTGCTGAAAAAGTTCATAATCAAGAAATCTATGAACTTTTAATAGGTTTAGAAGTTGATTATCTTCAAGGATATTATATACAAAAGCCTAAAGCAGAAATTTAG
- a CDS encoding DedA family protein, whose amino-acid sequence MLEPIINYIVSTVGALGYFGIFIMMFLESSFFPFPSEVVMIPAGYLAYKGEMNIFIAIFSGIAGSLAGALFNYFLAIKYGRAFLVKYGKYFFISEDTILKVEDFFKEHGHISTFSGRLIPAVRQYISFPAGLAKMNLFTFCIYTTLGAAIWVIILTYLGYFIGGNEALIKEYLRYIIIAILICLAALAYFYIKKRKKCKQ is encoded by the coding sequence TTGTTAGAGCCTATTATAAATTATATTGTAAGTACAGTTGGTGCCTTGGGGTATTTTGGGATATTTATTATGATGTTTTTGGAAAGTTCTTTTTTCCCTTTTCCAAGTGAAGTTGTAATGATACCAGCAGGATATTTAGCCTATAAAGGTGAGATGAATATTTTTATAGCTATTTTTTCAGGAATTGCTGGAAGTTTAGCAGGAGCTTTATTTAACTACTTTTTAGCCATAAAATATGGAAGAGCTTTTTTAGTTAAGTATGGAAAATACTTTTTTATAAGTGAAGATACTATTTTAAAAGTAGAAGACTTTTTTAAAGAACATGGACATATCTCTACTTTTTCAGGAAGACTAATTCCTGCTGTTAGGCAATATATCTCTTTTCCAGCAGGACTTGCAAAGATGAATCTTTTTACTTTTTGTATTTATACTACTTTAGGTGCTGCAATTTGGGTGATAATACTTACATATTTAGGATATTTTATAGGTGGAAATGAAGCACTTATAAAAGAGTATTTAAGATATATAATTATTGCAATTTTAATCTGCTTAGCAGCTTTAGCATATTTTTATATTAAAAAGAGAAAAAAATGCAAGCAATAG
- the hisG gene encoding ATP phosphoribosyltransferase, with the protein MLTIALPKGRIAEETLEKFEKAFNEKFIFEDRKLILEKGDFRFLNVRNQDVPTYVMHGAADLGVVGLDVLEEKEYDLIKLLNLHLGKCKVAFGLRKGEELDFSKSEIKVATKHENIAKKYFEQKAMAVEIIKLYGSIELAPIVGLSDCIVDIVETGTTMKQNGLEVGPTIMESSAHLIANKNSFYAKKDKILDLKERIEKVL; encoded by the coding sequence ATGCTAACAATTGCATTGCCTAAGGGAAGAATTGCAGAAGAAACTTTAGAAAAATTTGAAAAAGCTTTTAATGAAAAGTTTATATTTGAAGATAGAAAATTAATACTAGAAAAAGGTGACTTTAGATTTTTAAATGTAAGAAACCAAGATGTACCTACATATGTTATGCATGGAGCAGCTGATTTGGGAGTTGTTGGGCTTGATGTTTTAGAAGAAAAAGAGTATGACTTAATTAAGTTATTGAACTTACACTTAGGAAAATGTAAAGTAGCTTTTGGTCTAAGAAAAGGTGAAGAGCTAGATTTTAGTAAAAGTGAAATAAAAGTTGCTACAAAACATGAAAATATTGCAAAAAAATATTTTGAGCAAAAGGCAATGGCTGTTGAAATTATTAAACTATATGGTTCAATAGAATTAGCGCCTATTGTAGGACTTAGTGATTGTATTGTGGATATTGTAGAAACAGGAACTACTATGAAACAAAATGGGCTTGAAGTGGGACCAACTATTATGGAGAGTTCAGCTCATTTAATAGCAAATAAAAACTCATTTTACGCTAAAAAAGATAAGATTTTAGATCTAAAAGAGAGAATAGAAAAAGTATTATAA
- a CDS encoding ATP-binding protein codes for MVDWSNTYAAIYRAKKQTLKPVKYLDEISFEHLVGIDKQKEALIENTQRFLNNLPSNNVLLWGARGTGKSSLIKAVLNRYKTEGLRVIEIDRDDLDDLIEISDVIREEPYKFIIFCDDLSFEEGEKGYKGLKRILEGSIEATPTNIKIYATSNRRHLITEYQRDNNGTVVGNNGEIHYSDSVEEKISLSDRFGLWLGFYHGTQQEYLKVVESYFKEYKADKEELYKKALQFAQSRASKSARTAKQFYNSFYNKA; via the coding sequence ATAGTTGATTGGTCAAATACATATGCTGCAATATATAGGGCAAAAAAACAGACTTTAAAGCCTGTAAAATATCTAGATGAAATCTCTTTTGAACACTTAGTAGGTATAGACAAACAAAAAGAAGCACTAATTGAAAATACACAAAGATTTTTAAATAATCTTCCTTCAAATAATGTTTTATTATGGGGTGCAAGAGGAACAGGTAAATCTTCACTTATAAAAGCAGTTTTAAATAGATATAAAACTGAAGGGCTAAGGGTTATTGAAATAGATAGGGATGATTTAGATGATTTAATAGAAATCTCTGATGTAATACGAGAAGAACCATATAAATTTATAATTTTTTGTGATGATTTATCTTTTGAAGAGGGAGAAAAAGGCTATAAAGGTTTAAAAAGGATTTTAGAAGGTTCTATTGAAGCTACTCCTACAAATATCAAAATTTATGCAACTTCAAATCGAAGACATCTAATAACTGAATATCAAAGGGATAATAATGGAACAGTTGTTGGAAATAATGGAGAGATACATTATAGTGATAGTGTAGAAGAAAAAATCTCTTTAAGTGATAGATTTGGACTTTGGTTAGGTTTTTATCATGGTACTCAACAAGAGTATTTAAAAGTTGTAGAAAGCTATTTTAAAGAGTATAAAGCAGATAAAGAAGAACTTTATAAAAAGGCTTTACAGTTTGCTCAAAGTAGGGCAAGCAAAAGTGCTAGAACTGCAAAACAATTTTATAATAGTTTTTATAATAAAGCCTAA
- a CDS encoding type III pantothenate kinase has translation MIGELELILCDIGNTTFHFLIDDVEQKYFLNERLPDFNETIYYISVNDNATANLKHSNDDLVDLEQYVNFKTKYKGMGLDRKIACIGYDDAIIVDAGSAITVDIMKKAKHKGGFILPGLKSIKDLYPKISHKLQFDFNTKVNLDKIPLCTQDAISYAILQSIIEPIKKIRKKQQIIFTGGDGEFLSKYFENSIYKKDLIFENMKRIINANNCIA, from the coding sequence ATGATTGGAGAGTTAGAGTTGATTTTATGTGATATTGGAAATACAACTTTTCATTTTTTAATAGATGATGTTGAACAAAAATATTTTTTAAATGAAAGATTGCCTGATTTCAATGAAACTATTTATTATATCTCTGTAAATGATAATGCAACAGCAAATTTAAAACATTCTAATGATGATTTGGTTGATTTAGAACAATATGTTAATTTTAAAACAAAATACAAGGGTATGGGCTTAGATAGAAAAATCGCTTGTATTGGTTATGATGATGCGATTATTGTAGATGCAGGAAGTGCGATTACAGTTGATATTATGAAAAAAGCAAAACATAAAGGTGGGTTTATTTTACCTGGACTTAAATCTATAAAAGATTTATATCCTAAGATTTCCCATAAATTACAGTTTGATTTTAATACAAAGGTAAATTTAGATAAAATCCCACTTTGTACACAAGATGCTATATCATATGCTATATTACAATCAATAATTGAACCAATTAAAAAGATAAGAAAAAAACAGCAAATAATATTTACTGGTGGAGATGGAGAGTTTTTAAGTAAATATTTTGAAAACAGTATCTATAAAAAAGATTTGATTTTTGAAAATATGAAAAGGATAATTAATGCTAACAATTGCATTGCCTAA
- a CDS encoding FmdE family protein, which translates to MNYPNFYNQIENIKLQDNLSDFLGAFEEGIIEFSYLDVVKIAGHSCPTVLGAYLMTLEGLKALYPLELPKRGGIKVEFKESLTDGTAGVVANVISAITGATTNSGFKGISGSFDRRNLLFFEKEISSNVKFTRLDTQESVEVFYDPSSILFDENMQILMKKMIQKLATKEEKIKFGILWQERVEKISNNINKVIKTIK; encoded by the coding sequence ATGAACTATCCAAATTTTTATAATCAAATTGAAAATATAAAACTACAAGATAATTTATCTGATTTTTTAGGTGCATTTGAAGAAGGGATTATTGAGTTTTCCTATTTAGATGTGGTTAAAATAGCAGGACATTCTTGCCCAACAGTATTGGGGGCATATCTTATGACTTTGGAAGGCTTAAAAGCTTTATACCCTTTAGAATTACCTAAAAGAGGTGGGATAAAAGTAGAATTTAAAGAGAGCCTAACTGATGGAACTGCTGGAGTTGTAGCTAATGTAATAAGTGCAATCACAGGGGCTACTACAAATAGTGGCTTTAAGGGAATTTCTGGAAGTTTTGATAGAAGAAACTTACTATTTTTTGAAAAAGAAATATCTTCAAATGTAAAATTCACAAGACTTGATACACAAGAGAGTGTAGAGGTTTTTTATGACCCTTCATCTATTTTATTTGATGAAAATATGCAAATACTTATGAAAAAAATGATTCAAAAACTAGCAACTAAAGAAGAAAAAATCAAGTTTGGAATACTTTGGCAAGAAAGAGTTGAAAAAATCTCAAATAATATAAATAAAGTAATAAAAACTATTAAATAA